The genomic stretch CTGAAATACTAGAAGCTTATAGTTCGCAATTAGCTATACTACTACTTAGAAAAGCAGCTGAGGAAGAGATATTGTATTTGAGTTTTCACGATAAATTGACAGGATTGTACAATAGAAGATATTTTTTAGATGCGCTTGATAGATTAGATACTCCTAGACAGTATCCTATAAGTATTGTGATGGGGGATGCGAATGGGCTTAAGCTAATAAATGACGCATTTGGTCATCATGCAGGTGACGAATTTTTGATTAGAGTTGCTGAAATAATGAAAGAGTGTTGTAGACAAGAAGATATACTATCTAGAATTGGTGGAGATGAGTTTGTAATACTGCTTCCAGGGGTTAGTTATGCAGAAACACATAAAATTACAAATAGAATTAAAGAGATGTGTGAGCGTGAACACGAGCTTCCAATCAAGCTTTCTATAGCACTTGGAGCTGCGACAAAAGAAAGTATATCACAGGATATAAATGAAGTTTTGAAACTAGCTGAAGATAGAATGTATAGCTTAAAAATTTCTGAAAGTAAGAGAATAAAGCGTGAAATAATAAATGATTTACTCCAAAAACTGAAAAGAGAGAATCCGAGTCTAGAGAAAAAAATAGCATACCTAGTAGAGTGGGGAATCAAATTTATGAATGAATTAGATCTCGAAGAGCAAGATAAAATAGACTATATATTATTGTCAGAAGCCCATAATTTAGGCGACGTAGCTTTTTTGTCAGACGAAAATAGAGAGGGGATTGATTCCAAATCTGCACCACTCCATTCGGAGATTGGATTTAGAATAGCAGCTTCTAGTTTGGAATATGCACATATTGCGGATTTCATATTGAAGCATCACGAAAAATGGGATGGAACTGGTTATCCTCTCAAATTGAAGGGAGAAGAAGTTCCTAAAATAGTACGTATTTTCTCTATAGTAAATCATTTTGTTGATAATCTGATTGACTATGGTAAGGACTATGAGGATAATAAAGACAGGATTATAGAGATAATAAAGAGTAAAGCAGGATTTGATTTTGACCCTAATTTGACAGAGCAGTTTATAAAGTTATTGGTCAGTGATGATCAAAATTGATAATGAGGTGGTGTCATGCAGACTGGTTTTGTTTATGCCTTTGGAGATAGTATTTCAAAGCAAATTGGACAAATAGAAGAGTATGCAAGAGCGCACGACATCAAATTGGTTAATCGATATTTCGATGGAAAAGACTTGTCAAGTAAGCGCAAATTTAATAAAATGGTTCGAGATGCTTTGAATTTTCCTCCAAATTTTATAATTACGTTAAAATCGAGGAATATTTCGGAGGATATTAAAACACTAGAAGCGTTTGAGCAAAATATGAAGTCTTATGGGATAGAGCTCATATATTTAAATGAGCCTGTAAAAGATAAAATCCCATCTATAGTATTGGAAGTAGGGGACAAAAAAATGAGTGAAACAAGTACTAAAATTGAAGAGAATGAGATGA from Tissierellales bacterium encodes the following:
- a CDS encoding diguanylate cyclase — translated: EILEAYSSQLAILLLRKAAEEEILYLSFHDKLTGLYNRRYFLDALDRLDTPRQYPISIVMGDANGLKLINDAFGHHAGDEFLIRVAEIMKECCRQEDILSRIGGDEFVILLPGVSYAETHKITNRIKEMCEREHELPIKLSIALGAATKESISQDINEVLKLAEDRMYSLKISESKRIKREIINDLLQKLKRENPSLEKKIAYLVEWGIKFMNELDLEEQDKIDYILLSEAHNLGDVAFLSDENREGIDSKSAPLHSEIGFRIAASSLEYAHIADFILKHHEKWDGTGYPLKLKGEEVPKIVRIFSIVNHFVDNLIDYGKDYEDNKDRIIEIIKSKAGFDFDPNLTEQFIKLLVSDDQN